In Thermococcus celericrescens, the DNA window TTTTAGTTCATCGTAGTCCAGGCCCACTGCCTCGGCTATGACTCTCCTAATCGAAGGAGAAGCGTAGGAATCATAGGCCATTGCAGTGGCAACGTATTCCGCCAGCCTCTCGGGCTCCCCTGGCGGATAGCCGAAGATGTGGAGGCCAAGGTTTATCTGGGAGCCCCTCATCAGCTCAACGTAGCGGTGTATCTCCTCTATCGTCTGCTCTTCATTTTCAGGGTTCGCTATTCTCAGCCTGTTTTCCTTGGCCTTCTCAAGAATCCCCTCGTAAATCTTCCTTCTCCTCGCCTCATCTCCCAGGTTCTTAGCCTTTGCATACTGGGTCAGGAGGGAGTCCAGATCGTCCAGAACCTCCGCCATTCCCATCGGGGGGTAGATGTGGTCTACAAGCGCTGCGTAGCTTCTCCTCTTGGCAATGACTCCCTCCATTGGATTGGAGACAGCATAAACGTAGAGGTGAGGGACGTCGTCCAAAGAAGCTTCAGGTACACATGAAGGAGAAAGCCCAACGCCTTTTCCGGGCCGGAACTCAAGGTAGCCGTGGGTTCCGAAGTGAATCATTACATCAGCATTGAATTTCCTGGTTATCCACCTGTAAACGGCCCACCACTGGTGCGGTGGGGTTATCGTTGGGTCATGCAGAATTCTGCACACCTTTCCATCACACCTCGCCCCGGCGCAACCGAACTTGGGCTGGGGGGTTATGAGGACGTTTCCGAACCTTATCCCCGGGACGACGAAATTTCCATCATAGACCATACCGACCAGCGCTTTCTCAACTTTTCCAGCCAGGACATCCTCAGGTCTTCCCCAGTCCCTGACGATTCTTTCCCTCAGGTCATCCGGCAGCTCGTTGAACCACTCCAGGTACTCCTCTAAGCTTAAGAAGTCAATCGCTCCACCGCTTTTGACGATCTCCTCAACGCTCGTCCATCTGAACTCGCTTATCGCCTTCCTCTCTAGGATCAGCTTTATCAGCTCTTCACCGTTCTCCGGCAGGTCCTCGCCAACGTAGTATCCTTCTTCTTTGAGCCTGTGCAGAAGTCTGACGATGCTCTCGGGAACATCCAGGCCAAGGCCAACGGCGACGTTCGCCTCAAGGCCTTTGCACGGCGGGTTTATCAAAACGATTGCTATCCTAACTTCATCCTTGGGCTTCTTCCTGAGCTCAACCCACTTCTTCACCCTTCTGGCCAGGTACCTCATGTGCTCTTCATAGGGCTCGCCCTTCTTGTAGCCCTCAATGTTTCTGGTTCCGGCTATGAAAATCGGCTCAATTGCACCCGCAACTTCCGGAATTATCACCCCATAGACCTGAGTCATGTAGTCAACGCCCTTCTCGCTTTTCTTCCAATCCTCGACGGACTGGTAGTAGGACCTTATCGGAGCAAAGACCGGGACGTTGAGCCTCTGCAGGTTCTTCAGCTCGACCGTGCCGAAGGAGATTAAGCTCACGAGGGCCTCTACAACCGGCTTTCCATCCTTCATGAAGAACTCCTCAACGGCCTCGCTCTTTTCCCTTCCAAGCCCCGTCCCTGAGTCTTTTCCGTAGGTGAAGACCGGGATTACCCCAAAGCCTTCCTCTTCAAGGGCCCTGATGAGCGCTCCAATTGGTCTGAAGTCCTTGTAGAGCCAGGCACTCCTCCAGAAGAGAACTCCAATGAGAGGCCCCTTCCCGTAGGCTTTCAGGTATTCGTCGAGACTTTCAAAAAGTCCCAGCTCAGGGTGGTAAATGCCGTGCATCGGCACCTCCTGGGGATCTTCGTAATCAATCTCCACTCCAGCGAGGCCCGCAAGGAACCTGACCAGGTTCCTCAGGTTCTTTTCGCCTCCGAGGACGTAGTAAGTTTTGGCCTTGATCAGAACCTCCTCCGGGACGTTTGCCAGGCCCTCCAGGCCGGCGCAGGCAATGACTTTAGCCCTGCTCTCTCTAATCCTCTCCTCCACTATTTCGGGAAGCTCATGGGCGTAGATGAAGATTACATCCGACTTCTCTATCCTCTCCAGCTCTCTTTCACAGTTCTGGTCGGTGAGCACGAGCCCATCTATTCTCTCCTCATCAAGTATCTCTTCCAGCAGGGGCAGGGGCCTCGCGCCGTACCCCAGGATGAAGCATATCATTGAATCACCTCCGTTCTGGGGAGTATGAGCCTGAAGCCGTCGAACTCAAGGACGCATACGGGGACGCCGTAGACATCGCGGAGCATCTCCTCGCGCAGGACTTCACGCGGTCTCCCGGTGGCCCTGATCTTGCCCTCCTTGACGAGGGCTATCCTGTCGGAGTAGAGGGAGGCCAAATTGGGGTCGTGGAGCGTCATGATGGCCAAGATGCCCTCTTCCCGCGCGAGCCTCTTGACTATCCCGAGGACTTTGACCTGGTTCTTGAAGTCAAGGTGAGCCGTTGGCTCGTCGAGGAGCAGAACCCTCGGCTCCTGGACGAGGGCCCTCGCTATCAGAACCAGCTGCATCTGTCCGCCGCTCAGCTGGGTGTAAGGTTTATCCTTAAAGCGCTCGAGTCCGAGGAGCCTGAGCTTTTCGAGGGCTTTCTCGTAGTGCTCATTTCCAGGGCTCTCAAAGGGGCCGAGCTGGGAAGCTAAACCCGTGACGACCACGTCCAGAACCGTGTAGGGGAAGGGCGGCGTGTGGGACTGGGGGACGTAGCCGGCCAGCTTGGCCCTCTCCCTGATGGGCAGTCCGTGGAAGTCCCGGCCGTCAATGAAGACGCACCTCTCCTTTGGCTTCAACAGCCCGTAGATTGCCTTCAGTATGGTGGTCTTCCCGCTCCCGTTGGGGCCGAGGAGCGTCACGACTTCCCCTTCCCTCACCTCGAGGGTGACCCCCTCGATGCTGAAATCACCGTAGCTGAACGATAGGCCTCTGATCTCAAGCATCCCATCCACCGCCCGTTTTTCTGAGCAGGTAAGCGAAGAAGGGAATTCCAAGGAGGGTCGTTATTATACCGATCGGTATCTCGTAGGTTGCCACAGACCTCGCGAGCGTATCGGCTAAGGCCATAAACGAAGCCCCGAGGGTTATCGTCAGGGGTATCAGGGTCTTGTGGTCCGGGCCAAAGGCCATCCTGACTATGTGCGGTATCATCAGCCCGACCCACCCGATTATACCGCAGAAGGCTATTGAGACGGCCGTTATCATGGAGACGACGACTATGAAGACGAACTTCAGCTTTTCGGTCTCGACACCCACGATTTTGGCCTCCTCACCGAAGGAGAGCACGTTCAGCTGCCAGCGCATTGAGTATATCAGGAAACAGCCGGCGAGGATCACCGGGAAGGCCACTCTGACCGAGCCCCAGTCAGAGTTGGCGAAGCTCCCCATGAGCCAGTAGACGATGCTCGCCAGCTTGTCGTGCTCCATGAGGAACTTGAGGAGGGATGTTAAAGCTGAGAAGAAGGCGTTGACTATGATTCCAGCGAGAACTAGCGAGACTGGGGTTATCCTCCCGCCGACCCTCGCCAGCGAGGTCGTTATGAAGACCGCGAGGAGCGCGAAGGCGAACGCTGAAGGAGTAACCCCTATGCCAACGGAGAGGCCTATGGCCAAAGCCGCACCGAATGCAGCCCCGGAAGAGATGCCGAGGATGTAGCTGTTGACGAGGGGGTTCCTGAATATGGCCTGCAGGACGGCGCCCGAAATGGCAAGGGCCGAACCGACGAGCATGGCCATCAGGACGCGGGGGAAGCGTATCTCAAAGAGTATGGTCTGGTAAACGCTCGGGTAGGGAACTGTGACGGAGAAGGATACCTTCCCGAGGGTTAAAGTTCTCAAAACTTCGGAGATGATCTGAGCCACTTTAAGGAGCACCATACTCACGACGGCGGAGGGAGGAATTGGATATGTCCCTATACACAGGCTTACGATGAGGGCAAGAACCGGGGAGAGCAAAAAGGAAAGGTGGAGGGCCTTCCTCATGCTCACCCACCCTGGTAGAACGGGCTGTAGAACTTCTCAATCAGCTCGTCCCTGACCGACTCCCAGCTCTGGTAGCGGTCGGGGTAGATTATGTTGGCCATCTGGTAGAGGCCGACTATTATCCTCGGGCCCCAGTCGAGGTAGCCCTTTGAACCCGCGAGGATGCCGTAGACGTGTCCTTCCCTCACGGCCTTGATTTCCTGCCACCTTGAGTCATTTTTAATGCCGTTCACGGCGTTGTCAAGCCTGTCCTGGCTGAATGACGTCAGGATTAAAACGTCCGTGTCGTTGCCCCAGTAGGTTATTATCTTCTCGAGGTCGAGCTTGGGCCACTGGGTATCGAAGGTCATGTCGAAAGCTAAGTTGTGGGCACCGACGAGCTCCACCATGCTCGCCCACGCGCTCCCGTTGGCGTAGACAGTGACCGGGCCGGCGATGTCCTTGGGGGCGCTTATGAGGAGGGCGTTCTTCCTCTCGCTCTCCGGAATCTGGGCGGCGGTTTCCTTCACGGCGCTGAGCTTCTCCTTCATCCATCCTGCCAGCTCACCGGCCTTCTCTTCCTCACCAAACACCTTTCCAAGGAGATTAACGACCTCCACGTTATCCCCGATGGTCCTAGCAGTGAGCGCTATGACGGGTATGCCGAGCTCTTCCGCCTTCTGTATCGTCTCGGCGTCGGCGTACTTGCCGCCGTACCAGTCGATTATTATGAGGTCTGGATTCAAACCGACGACGGTCTCCCAGTTGAGGCCCTTGAAGTTGCTGCCAACGACGGTCCTGTTCTTCACATCATCCGGGAGGTAGGGATCGTAGGGAACGTACTTGCCTATGCCGACTATCCTGTCCTGGACGCCGAGGATGCAGAGTATCTCCGCCCAGTAGCCGGAGAGCACTATCACCCTCTCGGGCGGCTTATCTATGGTGACGGTCCTTCCCGCGAAGTCCGTGACGGTTATCGGGTACCTGGGAGGGGCAGTGGTTGTTGGGGACGAAGCCGTCTCCGCTGGGCTGGAGGAGGACGGGGTGGTAGTCGTAGTAGTTTCGCCGCCTATACAGCCGCTCGCCACGACGGCGAGGAGCAAGACACCGACCAGAAACAGTGTGAATGTCTTTCCGCGGGATTCCATCGTGCTCACCGCCATTGTGCTACCAATTTCTAATTTAGTAATACAAAGCTCGAAGGATATTGCTAATTTTTAACACTTTTTAAAACAGCAGGTTCATAACTTATGGTTTCGATAACACCAAAACGAAAAGAATTAAGCCCACCTGTTTATGTGAAATTCAATACCAAGCTCATCAAGCCTCTCTCCAAGATTTCTGACTTCGTCTTCCGGCCAGCAGTGGGCGGAGCACCATGCTTCGTCGCGAGGATTCGTCAGCGGTTTTCCAACAAGAGGATTAATGACGACGTAAAACTCCGTGTCGAGGTGTCCGAGCCCTTCCTCGATCCATGGCCATACGTCAAAGCCCTTGGGAACGGGAATGCGAAGTTCAAGGGGAAGACCGTAGTTGGATACCAGCTCAAGTCCCCGCAGGAACAGCCTCCAGAGCCGTTCGCTGGCTTTCTCGGGAAGGCCATAGAGAGCAGCCGGGGGTGCCTTCAGGTCGGTCGCGATGTGATCAACTAGCCCGGCATTAAGGAGTTTTTCAAGCGGCCCAACGAGGGTGAGGTTCGTGTTGAGGCTGACGGGAACGTCAAGAGCCTTCACACAGGCTAACAGCGATGAAAGCTCGGCCCACTGTATCAGCGGCTCGCCACCGGTGACGTGGAAGTAATCGACGAGGAAGGAGTTCACCTCAAGCTCCTCAAGCATTGCCCCCCGTTCCAGCTCGAAGCAGCCTTTTCCCTCAGCTATCCTCCAGTTGTGGCAGAAGGGACACCTCAGGTTGCACCCGCACAGCCAGAGCGTAAAGGTGATCTTCCCGTGAACATCCACCATGCTGACGGCTTTCCAGCCACTTGTGAGCATCGAATCACCCCCAAGAGAAAAGAAGGTGTCAGGAGGTGTAGTGCCTCCTCGTCCAGAACTCCTTCTTCCTGAAGGGGTTCCAGTTCTTGAGCGGGCGGTAGTAGCCGATAATCCTGCTCCATATCTCGACGTTCTCGCTTCCGCAGCGCGGGCAGTGGGTGTGAAGGCCCGTAGTTGAGTGGTTACAGTCGTTGCAGACTGTCACTGCAGGGGTGTAGCTCCAGTATACGAGGTCCGTCCTCATGAGCCTCTTGGTAAGCTTTGCTAAAGCCTCCGGGTCCGGCTCTTCCCCCAAGAAGATGTGCATCATCACTCCACCGGTGAAGCTCCTCTGAACCTTTTCCTCTATGCGTATCCTGTCGCCCAGCTCAAGCGGGCCGTAGTAGGGCGCTATGCTGGTGGAGTAAACTGGATTGTCAACGTCGCTCAGGCAGTCCTTTAGCCAGGGGAACTCGCGGAGATCCCTTATGGCAAGCTTTGCCGCAGCGCTCTCTCCCGGAACTTCCTCAACGTTCCACGGCGTCCCACTTTCTTTCATCCACTCCCTCGCTTTAGCAGTGGCGAACTCGACCATATCCTTCATCAGCTCCGCAGCTTTGAGCCAGTCCTTCCTCGTGCCCTCAGTCCAGAGTCCAGGTTCGTTGAGGTAAATTGCAGCCGCCTCTGGCAAACCAAGAATTCCTACTGTATTGAAGTGGCTCGACGGGAACTCCTCGAGGTAGAGATGGATCATCTGATACATCCCGCGGTAGTTCGTTATCAGTCTCACGTAGCGCTCACGGAACCAGTCGGTGGTGTCCCTGACGACCTGGAGAACGCGCTCGTACTCTTCCCAGAACTTATCGTCATCGCCATTGGCTTTGAGTGCAAGTCTCGGAAGGTTGACCGTCGTGACGTTCACGGAGCCGGTGACGTCGGGCATCGCCCAGAGGCCGCCGAAGCGCTGCCTCTCAACTTCATTCAGCCATTGCTCTTTTGTATCACCCGCATTAAAGCTAAAAACCTCTTTCATTTCGTTTTTATCTATTACAAGCCTGCAGCACATCGAGAAGCTTGCGTCCGGGTCTACAACGTTCGTGTTGAGCCAGTAGAAGCTTCCGCGCTTTGAAGCGGTTGTAAAGACGGCCTCGAAGACCTCTGGATCGTCCCAGAGCATTTTGGCGGTGACCATCAGGGTAGGAATAGGGAACGTGAAGGGCTGACCTATCGCGTCACCCTCTCTGAGCACTTCAGTCAGGGCTATGAAGAACTCCCTGGCTTCTCTCTCGTACTCTCCGAGCGGATCAAGCTTTTTGCCATCGTAAACCGCGTGGTCGCCTTCGAGCATCTTCTTTGGTGCATCCAGCGTTACCGTGAAGTTGGTGAAGGGTGTTTGGAGACCGACCCTGCTCGGATAGTTGAGGTTGTAGACCAGTCTCTGAATGTTCTGCCGTATCTTCCTCCTGTCGAGGCCCTCTTTCCTTATGAACGGCCCCGCGTACCACTCGATGCTTGAGAGGGCCTGAGCGCCGCTGAAGTAGTGCTGCATGGTTATGAGGTAGTTGGCTATGTGGTCGACGTAGGTGTCGAAGTGTTTGGCCGGCCTCGATATTATCGTTGGCGTCTTTAGACCCTTCTCAAGGAGTCTCGCCGTGCTGTGGCCCGTGCAGTAAGGGATGTAGAGACTGTAGGGAAGCTTGTGGATGTAGATGTCGCCGCTGAAGTGGGCCTCCCTGCCCTCCGCCGGGATGAGCGAGAGGTGCTCTTTGAGCGCTTCTTCCATCACGTAGGCAAAGAAGCCGGTTGGTCCGGGATAGCGGTTTGCATTTTCGAGAACGTCGAGACTGCTCCAGCCGGCGTACTCCTGGATAATGTCCTTCCTCACGGTTTCCATTTTCAACCACCCGGATAATTTATCCAATGACCGGAGGGGCAAATGCCCGATATAACGCTTCCCCTTGAACCTGCGGGCATTTATCCAAGATCCCCAGTGAAATTGCGTCAAACGACAAGTTGGACAAAATATCCATTGAATTTAAGACAGACAAACTGACAACACAGGAAGCCACTGAAACAAGTATCGACAAATAATTGTCATCCATACAAAATGCTAAATCAATATTCGACTATAAAAAACAGTTCCTGGCGACCATAGCTTTTTAACCCGTTCGGCGAACCGAAACCAGGTGATGTGAAAATGGGCGACATCAAGGCCGAGTGGGAGAAGGCTCTGGAAGAGAAGGACTGCGAGAAGCTGCTCGAGCTCTTTGACGATTACATAGACTCCATAGAGGACGAGGAGACCCTCAGAAAGGAGCTCGAGAGGCTCAAGGGGGTCGCCGAGGAGTGCGAGGATCCCTACGACCTGCTCCACGAGATAGGCCACGTCTACGCGCACCTCGACGACGCTGAGGCCGGAATCGAGCTCTACAGGAGGGTGGCCGAGAGGAAGAAGGATGACCCCGAGGAGTACGCGACTGCTCTCTACTATCTGGCCGATGCTTACGAGCACTTCGGCATGCCCGAGAAGGCAATTGAGACCTACCAGAAGCTCCTCAAACTCGAGGAAGAGGTTCTGAAGAACGAGAGGGAGATAGCGCTCACGCTGGCGAACCTCGCTGTGAACTACGACGAGCTCGGCGAGACCGAGAAGGCCATCGAGCTCATGGAGCGCGCAAGGGAGATTTTCGAGAGGCTCAACGACGAGAAGAACCACATGATAAGCCTCCTCGACCTGGCGCACTTCAGGTACGAGGTTGGGGACTACAATACCGCTGAGGCGCTGATAAACGAGGTTCTCCGGAACCCGAGGGACGACGAGATTGAGATAAACGCCAGGCTGGTCGAGGCGGAGATATTCGCCGGAAGGGATGAGTACGACAGGGCCTTCAGGGCCATACGGGACGCCCTCGTAAAGGCCATAAACGTGAGCGACGAGATTTTTGGCCTCGTCTTCGACACGCTGACGGATTTCATCGAGGGGCTCTTCAACGAGGGCTCCTACGGCGTTGTAGCGGAGAACATGGAGTCCTTTGCGGAGCTCTTTGAGGACGATACCGCCTACTTCTTCAGGGCCATCGCCGAGCTGGCGCGCTGGAAGGCCGGAGAGGACGGTGCGAAGGAGCGCTTTGACGGGCTCTACTCCAAGGTGGAGAACGAGGAGCTCCGCTCGGTTCTGGACGAGTGGAAGAGGCCGAAGCTGAGCCTGAGCGTGGGGCTTTAGACTTCCATTTTTCTATTCAACGCCTTCGTATATCGCTCTATTTCCAGGAGACTTTTTCTGATAACATTCTCCCCAGCGTTCCATATTTCGATCCCGACGACATTTCCTTCCTCATCGTACTCGAACCACACGTCTTCGTCAACTTCGTCGGTGTCTGCCACCGGGCCCTCTCTGATCAGAATATAGAGGATATCAGCCTTTGGGTCATACCTAACCTTCATACCTCAACCCACCTCCGGGATGATAATCTCATTTCAATGATTTTATCAAGGCTCTTACTTTTTCTCTCCTGAAAGCCTCGCCCTTCAGAGTGGCGAAGAAGATCAGGATAACAGTATAGAGAAAAGGAACGAGGATTCAGATCCTCGAGACGGTCTCAACTTCCGCGCTCTCGACGTTCTCGACCTCGCGGAAGAGATCGGCGACGGCGTCGTAGGAGTAGCCCTCTTCGTCCCTCCCGAGGACGTAGAACTTGAGGGCAACGAGGCCGAAGGCAATCGGCTCGCGCTCGACCTTGGCGAGGCCGAACTTCTCGGGGATAACAGCTTTCAGCTTCTCCTCGAGCTCGTCGAGGTTCACATCGGGGTCGGTCGGCATGACCTTAATAACACCAACGAGGTTGAAGTCGCTCATCTTTTTCACCTCCAGACTAATTCACGGCCCCTCCCAGCCGCACTTGGGGCACTTGTAGGGGACTGAGAGGACCCTGCAGCTTTCACAGCGCCAGATGATCTCCTCGCCACAGTTCGGGCAGACGAAGTGAGTGGCGTGCTCCCTAGGGGTTATCTCCTTTCCGCATGATGTGCATACGGGTATCTCGAACTTGGCTTCCACTGCGAACACCTCCGAGAAAGGTGGTTTTAATCACTGGTGGGCATTGAGGGGGTTGGCTTATAAACCTTTCTCTGGGAAAAGGCGCGAACTACAGGGGGATCACCTGGCCAAGTCCTTCAATTCTGAGCTTCAGGCTTTCTATCTCATCCATACGCCCACCCCAGTATCTTCTCCTTTCCAAGGTTGTCTATCACTTTCCACTCTCCAATGCTCCTCCCGTGGGATGGGAGAGTTGGAACGAGCTTCGTCCAGCCCTTAACTCTGCTCCTTAGATGGTTAAGAACCTCCTCTGGGATGTCGACCCCCAACTCGTTTTTGAGGAGCTCCAGAACATAGCCAGTCCTCTGGCAGAGGGAGTCACTGGCAAAGCGTTCGAAGTAGCCCAAGAATTCGTCCCAGTCAAGTTTTTCGACCTCGTAGAGGGCCTTGGTTATCTCGGAGTAGCCCCCGCAGTATCTCGGCTTGTAGAAGCAGTCAAAGAACGTCTTCGCGAGGGTGGAGGTGTAGACTCCATCCTTAAGCGTCATTCCAGTGGCCTTTTCCCCGAGGGCAACGGCCCTGATAGTGTATTCCCCGATGGTTCTCTCACCGGACTTCCTAGGTGTGGCCACGAATATTGTGAACGGCTCGTAGTCGAGCAGGTCATAAAGCCTCAGGGCGGAAGAGAATGCTATGTATCCCGGGAACAGGGCGAGGGCTATCCTGTAGGGGTTTTTTATCGAGGGGTTTCCAGGGTGTTCATTGACGAGGTAGAGGCCCTTCTTCAGCCTCGTGAGGTAGCCCTTCTTTGAGAGGCTCCAAAGGACCTTTTTAACCATCCCCCTGCTGAGACGTGGGAAGAGTTCTCTGATCTCGTCAGCACTCACTATATCGGTTCCTCGTATCGCCCCCATTATGCCCTGTTCAGTTTTTGTAAGGTAGTAATTTTTCTGCATATAGTGACCAATGTGGTAACTTTCTCAATAAAATTTTCGGGACTAGGTTATAGGGTGGGACTTTTGATAACGCACTCGCTCATCTTGATGTGGTGAATGCGGGGTTCCACCCCGCACCCCGATTTATTTTGAATTACTGGGGGGCTCCGCCCCCACGCCCCCAAGTTCCTAACGCATCATAGTACCTGCAAGCTTCTAACTTTTAGTCTGTCCAGACAGAACAAAATCCCCATGTTTTAGTCGACTTGAGCAGACTAGAATCCAACTTCCAGCAAAGATTGACCAAGAGTTCTCGCGGATACGTACAATAAAGAGAAGTTGTCTCTTAGAAATTGACGTCTTTGGCTGGGCATCAAACAACATGTCTGGACACACCCCATTATGGGGGATGTCCAGAGAGATACATAGAGTTGAGGGGCTTTAGCTGTCAATGAACCAGCTTCAGCGCTGTTCTGCTGCCATTAGAACGTCCACAGGCAGTTGATTTTGCTAGCACCTCCTATCCAGAGGAGGATTTAATTCAAAGCCGGGAAGGCTTCTGTAGTTAAAGGGAAGCCAGAAAACTCGTGTCCATGTGAAATAGAAAAGGTTGAAGAGGTTGTCGAGAAGACACTAAACTTCCTCCGTTGACATCCTATTTCCCCGTTGAATCTGCATAAAGTTTTTATTTTTTCTTCAGAAATGCCTGTTGATGTCTTTCGTTGGTTATTTCAAAATGGATAAGGAAAACATTGAAGAATACTTCCCATGCGATGAACTTGTGAATGAGCTACTCGACTTACTTATCCATGATTATCACGTCATCGGAATAAGGGGCTTTCGAAGAAGTGGCAAGTCTTCACTCATAAAGTACTTTTTATCATTCTTTTCAGCTGAAGATTTTGAAGTAAGGTATGTTGATATTTCAAAGGTCAAAGACCACACGAGCGTCGAAAATACACTCAAAAACATAAAAGAAAAACTGAATGACAAACCAACATTATGGAAAGTCATCAAAGAACTTATTGCACTGAAGAATGAGAGGGTTGCAAGAAACGCTGAGAAGATTCATGATTTTATAAACCAAAAGAAAAAAGAAGAAAAGATCAAAATATATGCCTTTGATGAAGTGCAATCATTTGCAATACGTCAGGGATCCTACTTTTCCAAAGAAGACGCGTATATTTTTGTTGAGTTTATAAACAACCATATCGATGATAATACATATATAATTTTCACAGGTTCACAGGTAGGGGCTTTCAATAAATTTCTCAAAATCTACGACAAAAAAGTCGTGTCAAAAATGAAGTGTAACAACCATATAGTAGACATAGGACAAATGTCTCCTGAGGACATAGGAGAATTCCTCAGTACTGGGTTTGAGCAGAACCACAAGAACATGCCAGAGGATTTTCCGGATAGAGTTTATGAGTCTATCGGTGGTTTTGTTGGCTACGTTCTTGACGCTGGTAGAATGCTCGCCACATACGGGCATAATGTTATTCACCCCTCAATCGTTGATACAGTAATTCAAAAACAAAAAACTCTCCTTTTTGAGTCAATCGAAGATGAATTGAACGCCCTCGATGAAACACTCAATCTAAGGAGCAGAATGTCACTCGAAATTCTCAAGTTCATAGCAGAGAATGATCCCAATAGAAAGGAGTTACTCGATAAATTCCAAGGAAACATCGATGGTGAAACGTTGAAGACACTACTCAACATACTTGACCAGATGGATCTCATAACTAGGAAGCATAACAAAGTGAGAGCTTACCCATTCATAAAGAATTATTATGGGGCGTTGCTGGATGTTTGAATACCCAACTTATCAGTTCAATAAATACATTCGCTTTGACGAGAAGTTTATCATAGTACGTGGACCACGTTTCTCCGGGAAAACTTGGTTTATTCAGGACATTCCTGGTAAATCAAACATTTATTACATATACATTGACATGGCAGGCGCGATAAAAGCGAGAAAGAAAAATCTCAAGGTATTCCAAGCTATAAAAAAGGATCTTTTTGGTTCAAGAAAGTTTACCATAACAAACATGGAAGGACTCAGTATATCACCATACTGTAAATACTTCAGGTGCTTCTTTGACGAGCTAGAAAATGCAGAGAGAGTAATCTACATAGTCCTCGACCACGCGGAACTACTCAGACCATGGGATCATTACAGGAGACTTTTCAAGGCTGTTATCGACCATTACCACAACATCCGGTTGGTTTTTGTCGCTGGCTCGACGCCCATGCTCATAGAAAGACTCGGAGTAAATGATCCAAAAGCACCACTCTTCGGTCGCTGGGAACGATACATCGACTTCCAATACTGGGATTCACACACCACTTATGAGTATGTAAGAAGCGAGATTCCACAAATTTCTGATGAAGAAATATTTCTCCTTCATGACCTCACTGAAGGGGCCGCACAACTCGTGATGAAATACGTTGAGTACCGGAAGATGATGACGATGGATAAAGCGTTCGCAAAACTCGAGGATTATGTCAAAAAGAAAGTACTCGCTGAAATGTCCAACAGTGAATGGGGCTTAAGAATAATAAAAGCAATAGCAATAGACACGGTTGGTGGGGGATACACATCACTCAAACGGATATACGAACGATTACCAGGGTATAACAAAGACAATGTGAAAGTAATGTTCTATGAGTTACTTCGCTATGACATTATAGAAAACATTGGGGGCAATATCAGGTTGAAACCACGAATTCTTTCACACATATTTATTAAATAGTTGCCCCCTATCGCCTTACTCAGTAAGATGATTGGGGGCTAAATTTTGACATAAAATTGTTTAAAAAGCCATCATTGTTTGAGTTGAATTTTTAGCTTTTTGACGCGACTCTGATCTCTTGCTTTGAGAATCGGGGTTAGTTCGTTGGAACCGTTGTCTCTCAGGATGTGAGGAAGTCTGCCTCAAAACTGCTCGGAAGTTTGCATGTATCTTCAAAACTGCAAATTGAACGTGGGTTTCATACAAAAACATGCAATTTAGACAGTTCTATCCTCCTTTAACGCCCTCCAAGCGTTGTACTAAAAGTAAAGCACTTCCAAAACAGCAATTGA includes these proteins:
- a CDS encoding ATP-binding protein; translation: MFEYPTYQFNKYIRFDEKFIIVRGPRFSGKTWFIQDIPGKSNIYYIYIDMAGAIKARKKNLKVFQAIKKDLFGSRKFTITNMEGLSISPYCKYFRCFFDELENAERVIYIVLDHAELLRPWDHYRRLFKAVIDHYHNIRLVFVAGSTPMLIERLGVNDPKAPLFGRWERYIDFQYWDSHTTYEYVRSEIPQISDEEIFLLHDLTEGAAQLVMKYVEYRKMMTMDKAFAKLEDYVKKKVLAEMSNSEWGLRIIKAIAIDTVGGGYTSLKRIYERLPGYNKDNVKVMFYELLRYDIIENIGGNIRLKPRILSHIFIK
- a CDS encoding type IV toxin-antitoxin system AbiEi family antitoxin domain-containing protein, with translation MGAIRGTDIVSADEIRELFPRLSRGMVKKVLWSLSKKGYLTRLKKGLYLVNEHPGNPSIKNPYRIALALFPGYIAFSSALRLYDLLDYEPFTIFVATPRKSGERTIGEYTIRAVALGEKATGMTLKDGVYTSTLAKTFFDCFYKPRYCGGYSEITKALYEVEKLDWDEFLGYFERFASDSLCQRTGYVLELLKNELGVDIPEEVLNHLRSRVKGWTKLVPTLPSHGRSIGEWKVIDNLGKEKILGWAYG
- a CDS encoding ATP-binding protein — protein: MSFVGYFKMDKENIEEYFPCDELVNELLDLLIHDYHVIGIRGFRRSGKSSLIKYFLSFFSAEDFEVRYVDISKVKDHTSVENTLKNIKEKLNDKPTLWKVIKELIALKNERVARNAEKIHDFINQKKKEEKIKIYAFDEVQSFAIRQGSYFSKEDAYIFVEFINNHIDDNTYIIFTGSQVGAFNKFLKIYDKKVVSKMKCNNHIVDIGQMSPEDIGEFLSTGFEQNHKNMPEDFPDRVYESIGGFVGYVLDAGRMLATYGHNVIHPSIVDTVIQKQKTLLFESIEDELNALDETLNLRSRMSLEILKFIAENDPNRKELLDKFQGNIDGETLKTLLNILDQMDLITRKHNKVRAYPFIKNYYGALLDV